One Bacteroidota bacterium genomic window, CAAAAAAGAAACAACAAAAGACATAGTAGATTCGAATTCATCAACATTGTAGTATCTATCATTTCAAGAACAAGACAAGGAGACACCATGAAAAGAGGCGTGCTGATACTCGCAACACTGACAATTCTCTGTGCCACCTCGCTGACGGCCGGGCCGATCAGTTTCGGGTTGCAGGCAACAGGGGCGAACATCAATATTGACGGGCCATTGAAAGAGGTGTACGGCTTTGGTTTTGGCGGCGGGGCACATCTCGATATCAACTTGCCCGTATTGTTTGCCATTCGGATTCAGGCGGATTACGTCACCTTCTCCCCCGACAACGGAAAGTATCAAGCGCTGATCGCCGGTCTGATTCCCGGGTCAGCTTCAGCAGATTTTTCTATTGATGGGGGGAGAATTAACATCTTTTCGGCCAATGCCAATGGCAAATTGAGCCCGTTGCCTCTTCCCATTATTTCCCCTTATATTACCGGAGGAATTGGATTGGCGAACGTCGGTGCAAGCGATGCAACGGTGAAGTTCCAGGGTAATCCTGTTCAGGGAGGGACAATACCCGGATCAAAATCAGAAACGAATACCTCGGCAAACCTCGGTGTCGGTGTCGATTTAGATCTCCTTGTGCTCAAGCTCTATCTCGAAGCCCGCTATACGTGGATTTTTGCATCGGGGGCAACAAGCACCTACATCCCTGTATCGCTAGGAGTCACATTCTAGTCACGCAAAGTCTTTATGAGAAAAACAAAGGGCGAGCCTTTCGACTCGCCCTTTTTCTTGATGGAGATTTCGATTGCTCGAACTCTATTTGAGGAGTATCATCTTCTTCAAACTTGTGAAGTTCTGATTGTCTCCTGTTGATGTAGCTTCCATCCGGTAGAAGTAGATGCCGCTGCTCACCTTGCTGCCGGACTTGTTCGTTCCATCCCATGTTGCGAGGAAGTAACCGGCATTCCTGACCTCGTCGGCAATCGTAATGATTTCCTGACCGAGCAGGTTGTAAACAGTCAACTTCACCCTGCTTTCCGTCGGTAATCCGAACTTGATGGTGGTTGCCGGATTGAAGGGATTGGGATAGTTCTGCGACAGCTCAAATGACTCGGGAATCTGATTTCCTGCAGAAGAAACGCCCGTGAGAATGTCAACCGCAACAGGTACGTTTACAATCGGAGCAAGAGGATCATTCGTGTTTACAACAAGCGCTGCTTGCGATCGTCCACCTCCGAGTTCGCCCGTTCTGACCCTGAATCCAAGCAAAGCGCTGTCGCCCGAAGCTACCGTACCGCTCGCGCCCGACATGATGTTCACCCATTGTCCGCTGCTGGTCACCAGTTGCGTGTAGTAGAGCGTGCTTGTTTGTGTGTTCGTGATGGTAGCCGGCGGCGGGAACGCTGACGAGGTTGCGAGACCGCTCGTGATTGTCCCGAATGGAATTGGAACAGGAACAGGGGAACTCAGTTGGTAATAGTACGTCAGGCCGGCTGCTCCCGGCCAATGGGCGCCAATGGCGTAAATCTTGCCGGCCTGCAATGTGACAGAGATTGGACCTGACGAATACCACAGCGGACCGCCAGTGCCCGACGTGATGGAGGTTTCAAATATCTTCGTGTAATTTGTCCCGGTAGTGTTCTCATACACCACGAAGCGGATTTCGCGCGGGCTTGTCAGCGTCAGCCATGTTTTAATTTCGCTGAGCACGACTGTGGTGGCGACATTCACCACGCCCCCGCGCATGAGCGTTGAGCTGGATGCAAGTGAAGTGGTTGCCGTACCGACATTGACAGAATCTCTGCCAATGTGGCCCCCGCTCACGTTGCTGGTGTACGTCAACTCTCCCAGCCCGGTGTTACGAATAGTGACCGTTCCGTTGACGCTGTCACCCTGCGAAAGAGCAAACACGAATGAATCGGGACTGACAACCACGTGAGCAATTCCTATACTCCGTCCCCGCAATGCTATAGAGGGAGCGAGCGCGTCGTTCGATACGAACTGCATCGTTCCGGTGTATGTTGCTCCTGGAGCCGGAGCCGTAAACCGTACGGTAACACGCTGCGTATCCAGCGATGCCAATGAGAAGCTCGTCGGATTGGCAGAGAAGTTCGGATTGCTCATTGTAATGTTCGTGACGTTGAGTGCTGCCGCTCCGATGTTGCGGACAAGAACCGACAGGGCCTTGCTCGAATCGATCTCTACATCGCCAAAATCCAACGAGTCGCGATCTACCGAGGCTCTCGGTCCCGGAGGTGGTACAACAAACAATCGCGATGGTACGCGCAACGTATCTGCAAGTGCCGAGTTCGTTGCAATGACTTCAACGCGTCCGAGGTAATTCCCGGGATTGTTGAATATATCGGGATCCGTCGCGTCGAATCTTGCAGTCATGAGCACAGAGTCGCCCATTGCGACGGATCCTGAAGTCGGGCCTACCGAGAACCAATTGCCGCCTCCCTGTGTCAAAGCGAGTATTCCGAAATTTCCTCCGGAACCCGAAGTGCCTGTGTAACTCCCGGTCCAACATGCGCTGAACGCGGTGCCATAACCCGCCGCTGAGTTGGTTGTTGCGATACCATCAACACTGCTTGATGTTCCCGTGAAGCCGGGGTGGCGGAACTCCACGAGCAAGTGGCCGCCTGTGTATTGCCATGGTGTATCGAACGTAATTTCCGGTCCGAATTGGTTCGGGTTGCCTCCTGAAGGGTATGAGCCCGCGGGAATAAGAAGGCTGCCCGAGCGCACCTGAGTCTGCGGTCCGACAATATTCTGCGCAAAAGTCAGGCTTCGATTCGCCGGTGCAACGCTTCCGCTCAGGTAGATGTCATAGTTGGTGATTGTCACATCCGAAGCAGGCCACGGCGCCGATGCAGATACAGGAATCCTGTGGCGGATGGCTGTAATTCGCTGCCCAACCAAGCCGGTAAGTAAACTGTCATGAATCAGGTACTGATAGGTTCGAGCCGCGTTTGCAAGTTGTCCGTTGAATGTGGAACCCCCGGACTGATTCTCGTAGTTCGGTGGAACCACATAATCCAACTGTGCCGCTGAGTTGGCTGCTGCCGGATTCGAAAGCTGCTCGAGCGTCAGCGGAATGACCTTTGCGGCACCGGGATTTGTTCTCGGATATACGATTGCCCTTGCGGAGAAGTCTCCCGCCGTGGTTCCGACGTTTCTCATACGGAAGGTGACGGAATCACGCGTACCGCCTTCGAGCGTTCTGGTCAACGAATCGACGCTGGCCGTGAAGTGCGGAACACCGATGGCTGTACCGTCAAGCAGAACATCTTTGCGTGGTGTGTAGATGGAACTGCTCAGCACAATGACACGTCCAGTATCCGTACCTCCCAAGGTCGGTGTGTAGGTAACGTAAATCTTCACCGAGTCCTGTGCCGGAATCACCACGTTCGTCGGCGAGACGGCAAAGTCCGGATTGGTTGTGGTAAGAGAACTCAGCGTCAGCGGCGAGGCGAACTGATTGCGCGCCGTCAGACTGTCGAGCTTCGAGCCCGGTACCGGCGTGGGCGGGAAGGTGATGCTCGCTTTTGTGAGAACGAGGTCAAGCGGTCGCATCCCGAAGTTCCGCGTTAACGTGTCGTTGCGCGTGATGGTTACGGCAAGCGTGGTGTCGAGGAATCCGAACCGCCGTGCGCGTAGCGTGAGATTCGCCGTTGTTCCCGGCGTATCCACCTGCGCTCCGGCAAAGTAGGCACCCGTTGCATCACTCGTTCCGCTTTGCTGCAACACATTCTGCACAAAATCAATCGCCACGTTCTGAATCGGGGCGCCGCCCACGGTATTGGTCACCGTGCCGCGTATCCAGCCGAAATTCTCTCCGTAAATAATGCGTTCGATGTAGGCTTTGTTGAATGATCCTGTTGCACCGCTGCGGCGGTCAGTCCACAAAACCCATGCTTTGCCGCCTGCTGCCGCCGTTTCGTAGTAATCGCCGTTGTACACTGTGTTGGTGCTGGGTGTTCCTTGTGGTGCCCATGTTGCGCGCACATCGCTCACCACCCAATTATCCCATGTGTCGCCGCCATCCACCGAGTAGGCGGCATAGCGGTTAGCCATCGTGGTCGATGCTGTCGAGTCAAAACTGTAATAACTGACCGTGATACCGCCCGTGGAGGGGTCGACCGCAATGGAGGGCATCCACTGCCACCGGCCTGCCACGACATCGGGGCCGTTCACTTTAATGCGCGAACTCCACGTCGAGCCGCCATCGGATGATCGATAGACATAAATATCAGCTTGACCGCTGGTCGGCACATCCAATTCGGGAACAACAACGTAAATCCATCCGCGACGCGGGCCGTTGGAACGGTCAACGTCATGATAGGGAAAACTTGCTGCACGGGTACCGTTCAGTTGCGTAATGGCGCCGTTGGAAATTCTGATACCATTAATCGGAAAAACAATTGCCGGCGTGCTGTATGTCGCGCCGCCATCGGTGGATTTGGCAAAGCCGATACCGACTTCTGCCGTGCCGGTTGTGTAGTGTGCCCACATCGGGTAAACTTCACCGTTCGGGCCGATGGCAATATGCACACCCTGACCGCGGTTCGAGCCGATGGGCAATGCCACGCGCGGAAGCCACGTTACGCCGCGATCGGTCGAGCGGGAAATTTGTATCGGCGTTCCCGTCACCCCGAAATCCGTCCATGCCGCATAGACGTTGTTGGGAAATGTGCCGGAGAAATCCGCCGCTGCGTGCTGCTTGTCGTCGTTCGTACTGTTCAGATTATCGGCATTGGCGCGTGCGCTCCACGTTGCACCGAAATCCGTCGTCGTCACAAAATAAATCCCGCCCGGCGAGCCGAGCGTACAGTAATATGCTTTTCCGCCCACATCAAAAAAGGCGACCGGGTCACCGAAACTGTCGATAATGTTGGGTGGAAGGTCTTCACTTTGCATGGAAGCAGGCCACGTCACGCCGCCGTCGGTACTGAACGCCCACGGCTGGTGCACCACGGGATTGGATCCGGGAATGCGTCCGTTGGTGGAGACCATGAGATGATTGGGATTGGAGAAACTCACACCAATGGAGTTCTCGCTCTGCCAGTACAACGACGGATTGAACACCTGGATATCCGGCGTGTTCGGCGGACTGTCGGGATTGTCGCCCCGACGCGGGTTGCGCGTAGCTTCTGCCGGTGCTTGCACCGCCTGCGCTCCCGGCGGCGCTGTATCAATCCCCAACTTCCATCGCTTCGCCGCATTCCACATCGCACCCTGGTCTTGCGCGTGTGCCAGTGTTGCAACTGCAAAGAAGACTAATACCAATGTGCTTCGAAATATCATTCGCATCATTGCTTTGTTGCTCCTTATTTGATTTTGAAAAAGCGGACAACGCGTGACCGAAAGAAATCACGCGTTGCCCTGTTGAGTGGGTTTGATTTGAAAAACGACAGAAGAATGTTACTTGAGGAGTATCATCTTCTTCAAGCTTGTGAAGTTCTGATCTCCCGCCGTTGACGTTGCTTCCATCCGGTAGAAGTAGATGCCGCTGCTCACCTTGCTGCCGGACTTGTTCGTTCCATCCCACGTGGCGAGATAATATCCCGCGTCCCTGACCTCATTCGAGAGCACGGCGACTTCCTGTCCGAGTATGCTGTAGACGGTGAGTTTCACTTTGCTATCTCGCGGCACGCCGAACTTGATGGTTGTCGTCGGGTTGAACGGATTCGGATAGTTCTGCGCCAGCGTGTATTCTTCAGGGATGCCCAGCCCGGCTTCCGTAACCCCGGTCGAGCCCGTCACGAGCAGCCGTACCGGCACGCGGAGCGTATCCGCCAACTGGGAATTTGTTGCCACAACCGAAATCTCGCCGAAGTAGTTGCCGGGATTGTTGCTAATCGACGTATCGGTGGCATCGAAGTACGCGGTCATAAGAACTGAATCGCCGACAGCGACCGAGCCCTGGGTTGGCTCAAGCGAAAGCCACGTTCCGCCGGAAATGTCAATACCGCAATGTGCCATCAGGGTGGATGTATTGGCAAACGGCATAGGGCAGCTTCCGCCGACAAGAGAGGCAAGTCTTCGCACGCCGGAAATGCCGGTATGATATGTGGAAAGTCCCGCCGCCCCGACTTTCGCACATTGATTGACATCAATAACGAGGCTTTGTGTCGGATCATACGCAAACGGGATGTCGAGTTCGATGCTCAGCCAGTCGCCAATGGCAGCGACTCCAAGAGAATCCGTTGCGCGCGAGTACACAACTTGCATCGGCCCGGCGTACCAGTCAGCCGATGGCAGTTCTGTGAGGGTTGTTTGCCCCATCTTGACCTCCAACTGCGAGAAAACGCCCGACCCGACAGTTGCGATTCGGAAGTAGAGCTTCGTGATTCGTCCCTGAGGTGCAGGTGCGGGTTGGGAGAAGTCTCCCGGCAGATAAATCCACTGAATGCGCTTTCCGGCGGTCACGTTGAACGGAAACGTATTTGCGGCGCCACCGGTATTAAAGTTATAATGCATCGGAATGGCCATACCGGAATTTCCCCGCGACATGTCTTCCGGAGCCGAGGGATCGTACCCGTCCAGCACCGGGTCGGGAGTGCCCGACGCAAGCGTGCCTGCGGGTCTTACGGTTACCGGGACTGTAACCGGCTGTGATGCTTCACCGCCGGGTCTTTGCGGGAACATCTTCACCAGAGCACGGAACTCGCCGAGGCCTGTGCCCGCGTTCCTCATGTAGAATTGTATCGAGTCACGATTGCCGCCTTGGAGAGTTCTCGTCAATGAGTCGACGCGCACGCGAAACACGGGGGCACCCAGACTTGATCCTTGCAATTGTACCGACGGGGCTGCAGGGTCGTTCGAGACGAAGCTCATCGTGCCCCCATATACCGCTCCCGGCGCCGGTGCTGTGAATGTGACATTCACCCTCACCGAATCCAATGAGGTAAGCGTGAAATTCGTCGGGCTTGCCGAGAAGTTCGTGTTTGTCATGGTGATATTGGTGACCGTCAACGTCGCGCTGCCAATGTTGCGGACAAGAATGGAGCGCGTTCTGCTCGAATCAATCTGTACAACGCCGAAATCAAGAGAATCCTTGTCAACGGAGAGGCGTGCCCCGACAGGCGGAACCACGAACAGCCGCGAAGGAATTCTCAACGTATCAGCCAAGGCGGAATTGGTTGCGATAACGTCGAGTCTGCCAAAGAAGTTGCCCGGATTGCCGTAAATGGTTTCGTCCGTGGCGTCGAAATACGCCTTCATGGTGATGGAGTCGTTGATGGCGACCGTTCCCGTAGTGGGAGCAACAGAGAACCAGTTTCCGGTGCCAACCTCGGCGTTCCACGTCGAGGCAATCTCAACATCAGTGAGCGCCCTGTTGTACATGCGGAATTCATCCATCAGTCCACCGGCAGGAATACCGGCAGAGGTGGAGTATGCCCCGACTCTGAAAGGAGCCGTTCCGTTCAGATTCAGCGCGCTTTGTGCAACAGTGGTAACAAGCACGCCGTTTCTGTACGCTTTGATGTTCGGTCCGCTGGCGTCATAGACGAAGTGAACAACAGTCGGCCCGGGCGCTACTCCCGGAACGTCAACATTCGTGATTCCCGTGCCGCGCAAGGTTATGGCTCCGGCTCCCGCCGCGCCTCCGAGGAAGCAGCGGAAACTTGAAGCGGTGTTATCTCCCCACAAATAGAAGAGAGAAGTATTGCTGGGCAGATTGCTCAGCCACATGCTGATGGTCCAGCTTCCGTTGCCGAGGGCTGTGTTCCAACCGGTGTTGAGGAAGTGGTTTGCGGTACCGGTTCCCGTGAGTGCGCTGCCAAATTGACCTGAACCACCCATCGTTTGTCCGGTTATCGGGGCCGGGTTGGTTCCGACGCCCGGAACTGCATGATTTTGTGTAGACGTTGCGCCTGCTTCATCGAACTTGTAGTATAGTAATTCAGGGAACTGCGCCATGATTGTCGACTCGCCGCCGGAGAAGCCGTCGATTGTCAGCGGAATTTCGACGGGTTGACCTGCCGCTCCACCGGGGCCCGTTCGCGGGAACATGATTGCCCTTGCGGAGAAGTCTCCCGCCGTGGTTCCGACGTTTCTCATACGGAAGGTGACGGAATCACGCGTACCGCCTTCGAGCGTTCTGGTCAACGAATCGACGCTGGCCGTGAAGTGCGGAACACCGATGGCTGTACCGTCAAGCAGAACATCTTTGCGTGGTGTGTAGATGGAACTGCTCAGCACAATGACACGTCCAGTATCCGTACCTCCCAAGGTCGGTGTGTAGGTAACGTAAATCTTCACCGAGTCCTGTGCCGGAATCACCACGTTCGTCGGCGAGACGGCAAAGTCCGGATTGGTTGTGGTAAGAGAACTCAGCGTCAGCGGCGAGGCGAACTGATTGCGCGCCGTCAGACTGTCGAGCTTCGAGCCCGGTACCGGCGTGGGCGGGAAGGTGATGCTCGCTTTTGTGAGAACGAGGTCAAGCGGTCGCATCCCGAAGTTCCGCGTTAACGTGTCGTTGCGCGTGATGGTTACGGCAAGCGTGGTGTCGAGGAATCCGAACCGCCGTGCGCGTAGCGTGAGATTCGCCGTTGTTCCCGGCGTATCCACCTGCGCTCCGGCAAAGTAGGCACCCGTTGCATCACTCGTTCCGCTTTGCTGCAACACATTCTGCACAAAATCAATCGCCACGTTCTGAATCGGGGCGCCGCCCACGGTATTGGTCACCGTGCCGCGTATCCAGCCGAA contains:
- a CDS encoding outer membrane beta-barrel protein, with the translated sequence MKRGVLILATLTILCATSLTAGPISFGLQATGANINIDGPLKEVYGFGFGGGAHLDINLPVLFAIRIQADYVTFSPDNGKYQALIAGLIPGSASADFSIDGGRINIFSANANGKLSPLPLPIISPYITGGIGLANVGASDATVKFQGNPVQGGTIPGSKSETNTSANLGVGVDLDLLVLKLYLEARYTWIFASGATSTYIPVSLGVTF
- a CDS encoding T9SS type A sorting domain-containing protein, which produces MNRRLLHLCCVVLGILLVSVSYAQDQGAMWNAAKRWKLGIDTAPPGAQAVQAPAEATRNPRRGDNPDSPPNTPDIQVFNPSLYWQSENSIGVSFSNPNHLMVSTNGRIPGSNPVVHQPWAFSTDGGVTWPASMQSEDLPPNIIDSFGDPVAFFDVGGKAYYCTLGSPGGIYFVTTTDFGATWSARANADNLNSTNDDKQHAAADFSGTFPNNVYAAWTDFGVTGTPIQISRSTDRGVTWLPRVALPIGSNRGQGVHIAIGPNGEVYPMWAHYTTGTAEVGIGFAKSTDGGATYSTPAIVFPINGIRISNGAITQLNGTRAASFPYHDVDRSNGPRRGWIYVVVPELDVPTSGQADIYVYRSSDGGSTWSSRIKVNGPDVVAGRWQWMPSIAVDPSTGGITVSYYSFDSTASTTMANRYAAYSVDGGDTWDNWVVSDVRATWAPQGTPSTNTVYNGDYYETAAAGGKAWVLWTDRRSGATGSFNKAYIERIIYGENFGWIRGTVTNTVGGAPIQNVAIDFVQNVLQQSGTSDATGAYFAGAQVDTPGTTANLTLRARRFGFLDTTLAVTITRNDTLTRNFGMRPLDLVLTKASITFPPTPVPGSKLDSLTARNQFASPLTLSSLTTTNPDFAVSPTNVVIPAQDSVKIYVTYTPTLGGTDTGRVIVLSSSIYTPRKDVLLDGTAIGVPHFTASVDSLTRTLEGGTRDSVTFRMRNVGTTAGDFSARAIMFPRTGPGGAAGQPVEIPLTIDGFSGGESTIMAQFPELLYYKFDEAGATSTQNHAVPGVGTNPAPITGQTMGGSGQFGSALTGTGTANHFLNTGWNTALGNGSWTISMWLSNLPSNTSLFYLWGDNTASSFRCFLGGAAGAGAITLRGTGITNVDVPGVAPGPTVVHFVYDASGPNIKAYRNGVLVTTVAQSALNLNGTAPFRVGAYSTSAGIPAGGLMDEFRMYNRALTDVEIASTWNAEVGTGNWFSVAPTTGTVAINDSITMKAYFDATDETIYGNPGNFFGRLDVIATNSALADTLRIPSRLFVVPPVGARLSVDKDSLDFGVVQIDSSRTRSILVRNIGSATLTVTNITMTNTNFSASPTNFTLTSLDSVRVNVTFTAPAPGAVYGGTMSFVSNDPAAPSVQLQGSSLGAPVFRVRVDSLTRTLQGGNRDSIQFYMRNAGTGLGEFRALVKMFPQRPGGEASQPVTVPVTVRPAGTLASGTPDPVLDGYDPSAPEDMSRGNSGMAIPMHYNFNTGGAANTFPFNVTAGKRIQWIYLPGDFSQPAPAPQGRITKLYFRIATVGSGVFSQLEVKMGQTTLTELPSADWYAGPMQVVYSRATDSLGVAAIGDWLSIELDIPFAYDPTQSLVIDVNQCAKVGAAGLSTYHTGISGVRRLASLVGGSCPMPFANTSTLMAHCGIDISGGTWLSLEPTQGSVAVGDSVLMTAYFDATDTSISNNPGNYFGEISVVATNSQLADTLRVPVRLLVTGSTGVTEAGLGIPEEYTLAQNYPNPFNPTTTIKFGVPRDSKVKLTVYSILGQEVAVLSNEVRDAGYYLATWDGTNKSGSKVSSGIYFYRMEATSTAGDQNFTSLKKMILLK
- a CDS encoding choice-of-anchor D domain-containing protein, with translation MIFRSTLVLVFFAVATLAHAQDQGAMWNAAKRWKLGIDTAPPGAQAVQAPAEATRNPRRGDNPDSPPNTPDIQVFNPSLYWQSENSIGVSFSNPNHLMVSTNGRIPGSNPVVHQPWAFSTDGGVTWPASMQSEDLPPNIIDSFGDPVAFFDVGGKAYYCTLGSPGGIYFVTTTDFGATWSARANADNLNSTNDDKQHAAADFSGTFPNNVYAAWTDFGVTGTPIQISRSTDRGVTWLPRVALPIGSNRGQGVHIAIGPNGEVYPMWAHYTTGTAEVGIGFAKSTDGGATYSTPAIVFPINGIRISNGAITQLNGTRAASFPYHDVDRSNGPRRGWIYVVVPELDVPTSGQADIYVYRSSDGGSTWSSRIKVNGPDVVAGRWQWMPSIAVDPSTGGITVSYYSFDSTASTTMANRYAAYSVDGGDTWDNWVVSDVRATWAPQGTPSTNTVYNGDYYETAAAGGKAWVLWTDRRSGATGSFNKAYIERIIYGENFGWIRGTVTNTVGGAPIQNVAIDFVQNVLQQSGTSDATGAYFAGAQVDTPGTTANLTLRARRFGFLDTTLAVTITRNDTLTRNFGMRPLDLVLTKASITFPPTPVPGSKLDSLTARNQFASPLTLSSLTTTNPDFAVSPTNVVIPAQDSVKIYVTYTPTLGGTDTGRVIVLSSSIYTPRKDVLLDGTAIGVPHFTASVDSLTRTLEGGTRDSVTFRMRNVGTTAGDFSARAIVYPRTNPGAAKVIPLTLEQLSNPAAANSAAQLDYVVPPNYENQSGGSTFNGQLANAARTYQYLIHDSLLTGLVGQRITAIRHRIPVSASAPWPASDVTITNYDIYLSGSVAPANRSLTFAQNIVGPQTQVRSGSLLIPAGSYPSGGNPNQFGPEITFDTPWQYTGGHLLVEFRHPGFTGTSSSVDGIATTNSAAGYGTAFSACWTGSYTGTSGSGGNFGILALTQGGGNWFSVGPTSGSVAMGDSVLMTARFDATDPDIFNNPGNYLGRVEVIATNSALADTLRVPSRLFVVPPPGPRASVDRDSLDFGDVEIDSSKALSVLVRNIGAAALNVTNITMSNPNFSANPTSFSLASLDTQRVTVRFTAPAPGATYTGTMQFVSNDALAPSIALRGRSIGIAHVVVSPDSFVFALSQGDSVNGTVTIRNTGLGELTYTSNVSGGHIGRDSVNVGTATTSLASSSTLMRGGVVNVATTVVLSEIKTWLTLTSPREIRFVVYENTTGTNYTKIFETSITSGTGGPLWYSSGPISVTLQAGKIYAIGAHWPGAAGLTYYYQLSSPVPVPIPFGTITSGLATSSAFPPPATITNTQTSTLYYTQLVTSSGQWVNIMSGASGTVASGDSALLGFRVRTGELGGGRSQAALVVNTNDPLAPIVNVPVAVDILTGVSSAGNQIPESFELSQNYPNPFNPATTIKFGLPTESRVKLTVYNLLGQEIITIADEVRNAGYFLATWDGTNKSGSKVSSGIYFYRMEATSTGDNQNFTSLKKMILLK